From the Ostrinia nubilalis chromosome 8, ilOstNubi1.1, whole genome shotgun sequence genome, one window contains:
- the LOC135073727 gene encoding oxamate amidohydrolase proenzyme-like, with the protein MERSNRASRGMVVTPHHLASQSAINILREGGTAMEATVAAAATLAVVYPHMNSIGGDGFWLIVPPHGEPVVIEACGAAGSLATEEYFKGYDAVPVSGPKSAITVAGTVAGWHEALNYVTENGYQRISVSRLLTDAIYYAEHGFPVSVSLARYLERFVNTQSVSDDFKSVFLPDGKLPEVGDKFCQPVLAKTLKSLARNSLTSFYKGEVADSIIADMKLLDIPITIDDLKNYSAVRKKPISIVHECGEIFNTSPPTQGLVSLSILGILDRLRIKGTNEGQFIHATVEATKQAFDLRNKHITDPKYMEVDSDFLLASFNIESMAKRINPDQANQISNGKGSGDTVWLGVMDDKGYSVSFIQSVYHPFGSGVVLPRTGIVWHNRGISYSLDRYHILSLKPGKKPLHTLNPAAAILNDGRIMVYGTRGGDGQPQTQAAVFHRYAVQGLGLQKSVSAPRWVYGETLKKGGDKLSLENRFDEETISYLRDRGHKIRMLEAYDEMVGQAGALVRHANGMMEGAFDPRSDGSAAGF; encoded by the coding sequence ATGGAACGAAGTAACAGAGCGTCTCGGGGCATGGTGGTGACGCCTCACCATCTAGCCTCGCAAAGCGCTATAAACATCCTTAGAGAAGGTGGAACAGCCATGGAGGCAACCGTAGCAGCAGCAGCTACCCTTGCAGTGGTATACCCTCACATGAACAGCATTGGTGGTGATGGTTTCTGGCTCATAGTCCCTCCTCATGGTGAACCGGTCGTCATCGAAGCATGTGGAGCCGCTGGAAGCTTAGCAACTGAAGAATACTTCAAAGGATATGACGCAGTACCTGTATCAGGCCCCAAATCAGCTATAACAGTAGCTGGTACAGTAGCAGGTTGGCATGAAGCTTTAAATTATGTAACAGAAAACGGATATCAAAGAATCTCAGTTTCAAGACTTCTGACAGATGCTATTTATTATGCTGAGCATGGTTTTCCAGTGTCAGTTTCACTTGCCCGTTATTTGGAAAGATTTGTTAACACCCAATCCGTGTCAGACGATTTTAAAAGTGTATTTTTACCAGATGGTAAGCTACCTGAAGTTGGGGACAAATTTTGCCAGCCAGTATTGGCTAAGACTTTAAAAAGTTTGGCAAGAAATTCATTGACCAGTTTTTACAAAGGTGAAGTGGCAGATTCTATAATTGCTGATATGAAACTTCTAGACATACCAATCACGATTGATGATTTGAAGAACTATTCAGCAGTTAGGAAAAAACCTATAAGTATAGTGCACGAGTGTGGAGAGATTTTCAACACATCTCCACCAACGCAAGGTTTGGTTTCCCTAAGTATCCTTGGAATTTTAGATCGTTTGCGAATCAAAGGCACTAATGAAGGGCAATTCATACATGCAACAGTGGAGGCTACAAAGCAAGCATTTGACTTACGTAATAAACATATCACAGATCCAAAGTATATGGAGGTAGATTCAGATTTTTTGTTGGCTTCTTTCAATATCGAATCTATGGCTAAAAGAATAAATCCAGATCAAGCCAATCAGATATCCAATGGTAAAGGATCAGGTGATACAGTATGGTTAGGAGTCATGGATGACAAAGGATATTCGGTTTCATTTATACAGAGTGTATATCACCCGTTCGGGAGTGGTGTGGTTTTGCCTAGAACTGGAATAGTATGGCATAATAGAGGTATATCGTATTCATTGGATAGATATCACATTTTGTCTTTGAAGCCAGGGAAAAAACCTTTACACACTTTGAACCCAGCTGCTGCAATTTTAAATGATGGTCGAATTATGGTTTACGGGACACGTGGTGGTGATGGTCAACCACAAACACAGGCTGCGGTATTTCATAGATATGCAGTGCAAGGTTTAGGATTACAAAAATCTGTGTCTGCACCTAGATGGGTTTATGGCGAAACCTTGAAAAAGGGCGGGGACAAGTTGAGTTTGGAGAACAGATTTGATGAAGAAACGATTAGTTATTTGAGGGACCGTGGGCACAAAATTAGAATGCTTGAGGCTTATGACGAAATGGTTGGTCAAGCTGGGGCTTTGGTAAGGCACGCCAATGGGATGATGGAAGGTGCATTCGATCCGAGGAGTGATGGGAGCGCAgctggtttttaa